From a region of the Thermodesulfobacteriota bacterium genome:
- a CDS encoding acyl-CoA dehydrogenase family protein — protein MYFTKDHEMVRKAVRDFVNKEINPYVDEWEEKGIAPLHELFKKMGDLGFLGIRYDQKYGGMGLDYWYELVFIEELSLINCGGVPMAILVQTNMATPAIDQFGSEHLKETYLKPAIAGDMVASIAVTEPDAGSDVAAIKTFARKDGDSYVINGSKTYITNGTQADFLTLLARTSETPGYHSFGLFVVPTNLPGFHVSKKLDKMGMRSSDTAELFFDNLRIPAENLIGQEGEGFIYQMQQFQHERFSALPGCYISTRRVIDETVKFLKQRIVFGKPLIKKQVLQHRLALWLSEIEAMRQLTYHIVRLKTAGQDVTKEISMAKLFGARLLNKVMDGCLQMHGGMGYMNEMAISRAFRDSRLISIGGGADEIMCEIISKLEGF, from the coding sequence ATGTATTTCACCAAGGATCACGAAATGGTCCGCAAGGCAGTTCGGGATTTTGTGAACAAGGAGATCAATCCTTACGTGGACGAATGGGAGGAAAAAGGGATTGCTCCCCTTCATGAGCTGTTTAAAAAAATGGGCGATCTCGGCTTTCTGGGAATCCGTTACGATCAGAAATACGGCGGCATGGGACTGGACTACTGGTACGAACTGGTCTTCATCGAAGAGCTGTCCCTGATCAACTGCGGCGGCGTTCCCATGGCCATCCTGGTTCAGACCAACATGGCCACCCCGGCGATTGATCAGTTCGGCAGCGAACATCTCAAGGAAACGTATTTAAAACCGGCCATCGCCGGCGACATGGTGGCGTCCATCGCGGTGACGGAACCCGATGCCGGTTCGGACGTGGCGGCCATAAAAACCTTCGCCAGAAAAGACGGCGATTCTTACGTCATCAACGGCTCCAAAACCTACATCACCAACGGCACCCAGGCCGATTTTCTGACCCTGCTGGCCAGGACCAGCGAAACGCCCGGATACCATTCCTTCGGGCTGTTTGTCGTGCCCACCAACCTGCCGGGTTTTCATGTCAGCAAGAAACTGGACAAGATGGGCATGCGCAGCAGCGACACGGCCGAGCTCTTCTTCGACAACCTGAGGATTCCCGCTGAAAACCTCATCGGCCAGGAAGGGGAAGGGTTCATTTACCAGATGCAGCAGTTTCAGCATGAACGATTCTCCGCCCTGCCCGGCTGCTATATTTCAACCCGACGCGTGATCGATGAAACCGTGAAATTTCTGAAGCAGCGAATTGTTTTCGGCAAGCCCCTGATCAAGAAGCAGGTCCTGCAGCATCGCCTGGCCCTGTGGCTGTCCGAAATAGAGGCCATGCGGCAATTGACCTATCATATCGTGCGATTGAAAACAGCCGGCCAGGACGTCACCAAAGAGATTTCCATGGCCAAACTGTTCGGCGCCCGGCTGCTCAACAAGGTCATGGACGGCTGCCTGCAGATGCACGGCGGCATGGGTTACATGAATGAAATGGCCATTTCACGGGCCTTCCGGGATTCCCGGCTGATTTCCATCGGCGGCGGCGCTGACGAAATCATGTGTGAGATCATTTCCAAACTGGAAGGATTTTAA